In the genome of Actinomycetota bacterium, the window CGACGAGATCGGCGCGTCTGGCCAAGCGTGCGCGCTCCACAGGGTCGGTGATGAACCGGTCGCCGGTGGCCAGCCAGGCGTCCGCTCCGGGAGCACCAGAGAGTTCGATCGGGCCACCCGGCAGAGGCCGACCGACCAGGGCGGACAGGGCCTCGTGGTCGAAGTCGTGCTGAACGACGGTGGCGACCTCGACCAGGTCACCCACGCGGTGTTCGCGCAACGTCCCCGCAGTGCCCGCGTTCACCACGAGGCTGACCGGTTCGCGGGTCGTGGCGAGGTGGTGAGCGAGCGTCACGGCAGCCTGCAGCTTCCCCACGCCCACGTGCAGGACGCGTGCACGGCCCCCGATCGCTGCGAGCTCCTCGGGAAGGGCGCTGACGAAGAGGACCGACATCCCTTCCCCGAACAGCTGTCGCGAGCAGGTCACACTCAGCGGAGGCGGACGGGAATCGAACCCGCCAGGGGGCTCAGCACCCCCTCAACGGTTTTGAAGACCGCGGGGCCCACCAGGAACCCAGACGCCTCCCCGTGCCGGTGGGCACCGGCCTAGCGTACCGGCAGGACGGTCGACCCTCGCGCCGACGCCACGTGGCGAGCCGTCCGCCAGCGACGGCCGTGTCGCGTCACCTGCGGACGAGGTCGTCGGCGCGTTCGGCGAGCTCATGGAACAGGAACGCTTCCGCCAGGCACGCCTGGGTGAAGTCTCCCAGGTGCAGGGACTCGTCCTCCCCGTGGGCGTTGCTGGCCGGGTCCTCCACCCCTGTCAGCAGGCACGGCGCCCCGTCGAACGCGTCGCTGAACGGCACAACGAACGGGATCGTCCCCCCGCAGCCCAGCAACGCCGGCTCGGTCCCGAACCCTGCCCGCAGCGCCGCCTGCGCCGCCTGGAACGCTGGCCCGCTCGGGTCGGTCATCCAGGGCTCGCCGCCGTGACCCGGGCGCGTCTCGACCTGCAGCCCCCATGGGACGTGGTCACGCAGGTGCTGTTCGACCAGGCGGACCGCTCGCGCAGGGTCCTGGCCCGGCGCCAGCCGGATCGAGACCTTGGCGCGTGCCTCTGCCGCCAGCGTGTTCGAGGCCTGCTGGACGCTGGGGACGTCGATCCCGATCACGGTGATCGTCGGCTGCATCCAGATCCGCTCCAGCAGCGGCACGTCCGGCTCGCCGATCAACGTCACGCCCGGCAGCAGGCGAGCCTCGTGCCGCAGCTGGTCGGGATCGGCGTCGAGCGCGGCGAAGCGTGCGCGCTCCTCGGCGGTGGGCCGACGCACGTCGTCGTGCAGGCCGGCGACCGCCGGTCGACCGCGGTCGTCGGTGAGCGACGCCAGAGCCTTGAGCAACCCGCTGACAGCGTCGGGGACCGGTCCTCCCCACATCCCCGAGTGGATCGGCTGTTCCAGCCCTCTGAC includes:
- a CDS encoding M20/M25/M40 family metallo-hydrolase yields the protein MARAVLTREDQTREALCDLVRIPSISAEGHDPEPVRRSAQATAQLLRGAGLDGVRLLEVEDTHPSVYGGWLGAGHHAPTVLLYAHHDVQPVATGDRWHSPPFEPTVRDGRLYGRGAADDKAGIMVHVAAVRSWLEVRGGLPVNVKVIVEGEEEIGSPHLAQFLDRHADTLRADVIVLADLVNWQVGVPGLTYSLRGLGEVYVTVRGLEQPIHSGMWGGPVPDAVSGLLKALASLTDDRGRPAVAGLHDDVRRPTAEERARFAALDADPDQLRHEARLLPGVTLIGEPDVPLLERIWMQPTITVIGIDVPSVQQASNTLAAEARAKVSIRLAPGQDPARAVRLVEQHLRDHVPWGLQVETRPGHGGEPWMTDPSGPAFQAAQAALRAGFGTEPALLGCGGTIPFVVPFSDAFDGAPCLLTGVEDPASNAHGEDESLHLGDFTQACLAEAFLFHELAERADDLVRR
- a CDS encoding nucleoside phosphorylase; the protein is MSVLFVSALPEELAAIGGRARVLHVGVGKLQAAVTLAHHLATTREPVSLVVNAGTAGTLREHRVGDLVEVATVVQHDFDHEALSALVGRPLPGGPIELSGAPGADAWLATGDRFITDPVERARLARRADLVDMEGYAVAATCIRFGVPARIVKCVSDTADLDADISWREALDVASHKLAQWAAQRGFLA